A section of the Neisseria dumasiana genome encodes:
- a CDS encoding thymidylate synthase — translation MKAYLDLMRHVLEHGTDKADRTGTGTRSVFGYQMRFDLSEGFPLLTTKKLHLRSIIHELLWFLKGDTNIQYLKDNNVSIWDEWADENGDLGPVYGYQWRSWPAPDGTHVDQITNLVKQIKNNPDSRRLIVSAWNPALVDEMALPPCHALFQFYVADGKLSCQLYQRSADIFLGVPFNIASYALLTMMMAQVCGLQPGEFIHSFGDAHLYSNHFEQAKLQLTREPRPLPKMKLNPDVKDVFDFKFEDFELVDYDPHPHIKAAVAV, via the coding sequence ATGAAAGCCTATCTAGATTTAATGCGCCATGTGCTTGAACACGGCACCGACAAAGCCGACCGCACCGGCACCGGCACCCGCTCGGTGTTCGGGTATCAGATGCGCTTCGATTTGAGCGAAGGTTTTCCGCTCCTAACCACCAAAAAACTGCACTTGCGTTCGATTATTCACGAACTGCTGTGGTTTTTGAAAGGCGACACCAACATTCAATATTTGAAAGACAACAATGTGTCGATTTGGGACGAATGGGCCGATGAAAACGGCGATTTAGGCCCGGTATACGGTTATCAATGGCGTTCGTGGCCTGCTCCCGACGGTACGCATGTCGACCAAATAACCAATTTGGTCAAACAAATCAAAAACAATCCCGACAGCCGCCGCCTGATTGTGTCGGCTTGGAACCCCGCACTTGTTGATGAAATGGCTCTGCCGCCTTGCCACGCATTGTTTCAGTTTTATGTGGCCGACGGGAAACTGTCGTGCCAGCTTTACCAACGTAGTGCCGATATTTTCTTGGGCGTGCCGTTCAATATTGCCAGCTATGCCTTGTTAACCATGATGATGGCGCAGGTATGCGGCTTGCAGCCGGGCGAGTTTATCCATTCTTTCGGCGATGCCCATTTATACAGCAACCATTTCGAGCAGGCTAAGCTGCAACTGACCCGCGAACCGCGCCCGTTGCCGAAAATGAAATTGAACCCTGATGTGAAAGATGTGTTTGATTTTAAATTTGAAGATTTCGAACTGGTGGATTACGACCCGCATCCTCACATTAAAGCGGCGGTAGCGGTTTGA
- the gdhA gene encoding NADP-specific glutamate dehydrogenase, giving the protein MSANLNSLFEKIKQRDPNQPVFHQAVEEVFGSLAPFLAKNPKYTEHGLLERIVEPERVIMFRVSWVDDKGQVQVNRGYRVQMNSAIGPYKGGLRFHPTVDLGVLKFLAFEQVFKNALTTLPMGGGKGGSDFDPKGKSDGEVMRFCQAFMSELYRHIGADTDVPAGDIGVGGREIGFLFGQYKKLSNEFTSVLTGKGLQYGGSLIRPEATGYGTVYFADSMLKTKGNSMAAKKVLISGSGNVAQYAAEKCIQLGAKVLTVSDSNGFVLFPDSGMTEAQLAALIELKEVRRERLSVYAQEQGLQYFADQKPWGVACDVALPCATQNELDESDAKTLLANGCFCVAEGANMPSTLGAVEAFVQAKILYAPGKASNAGGVATSGLEMSQNHIRLSWTREEVDQRLFGIMESIHENCVANGTEDGGYVNYVNGANIAGFKKVAEAMLAQGVV; this is encoded by the coding sequence ATGTCAGCGAATCTGAACAGCCTGTTTGAAAAGATCAAGCAACGCGATCCCAACCAGCCCGTGTTCCACCAAGCCGTTGAAGAAGTGTTCGGCAGCCTTGCTCCGTTTTTAGCAAAAAATCCCAAATACACCGAACACGGCCTGCTCGAGCGTATCGTAGAACCCGAACGTGTAATTATGTTCCGCGTATCTTGGGTTGACGATAAAGGCCAAGTTCAAGTCAACCGCGGCTACCGCGTACAAATGAACTCCGCTATCGGCCCTTACAAAGGCGGCCTGCGTTTCCACCCCACCGTAGATTTGGGCGTATTGAAATTTCTCGCGTTTGAACAAGTGTTTAAAAACGCCTTAACCACCCTGCCGATGGGCGGCGGCAAAGGCGGTTCCGATTTCGACCCCAAAGGTAAGAGCGACGGCGAAGTGATGCGCTTCTGCCAAGCCTTTATGAGCGAACTCTACCGCCACATCGGTGCGGATACCGACGTACCCGCCGGCGATATCGGCGTGGGCGGCCGCGAAATCGGCTTTTTGTTCGGCCAATACAAAAAACTGAGCAACGAATTCACTTCCGTGCTGACCGGCAAAGGTCTGCAATACGGCGGCAGCCTGATCCGCCCCGAGGCCACCGGCTACGGCACCGTTTATTTCGCCGACAGCATGTTGAAAACCAAAGGTAACAGCATGGCGGCCAAAAAAGTGCTGATTTCCGGTTCGGGCAATGTAGCGCAATACGCCGCTGAAAAATGTATCCAATTGGGTGCGAAAGTGCTGACCGTTTCCGACTCCAACGGCTTTGTACTCTTCCCCGACAGCGGTATGACCGAAGCCCAACTGGCCGCCTTGATCGAACTGAAAGAAGTGCGCCGCGAGCGTTTGTCGGTATATGCCCAAGAGCAAGGCTTGCAATACTTTGCCGATCAAAAACCGTGGGGCGTGGCTTGCGATGTGGCCTTGCCTTGCGCCACCCAAAACGAATTGGACGAAAGCGATGCCAAAACCCTTTTGGCAAACGGCTGCTTCTGCGTGGCGGAAGGGGCCAACATGCCTTCTACTTTGGGTGCGGTCGAAGCCTTTGTTCAAGCCAAAATCCTTTACGCACCGGGTAAAGCTTCCAATGCGGGCGGCGTAGCCACTTCGGGTTTGGAAATGAGCCAAAACCACATCCGCTTGTCTTGGACGCGCGAAGAAGTCGACCAACGTCTGTTCGGCATCATGGAAAGCATCCACGAAAACTGCGTGGCCAACGGCACCGAAGACGGCGGCTATGTAAACTATGTGAACGGTGCAAACATCGCCGGCTTCAAGAAAGTTGCAGAAGCCATGTTGGCTCAAGGCGTGGTATAA
- a CDS encoding lipoprotein signal peptidase, translated as MRRIAALCAARSFAYLYDMSALAVLLRLELHPHLRVLQRYQAV; from the coding sequence CTGCGTCGCATTGCTGCGTTGTGCGCTGCCCGCTCGTTTGCCTATCTGTATGATATGTCTGCACTCGCTGTGCTGCTACGCCTTGAACTGCATCCGCATCTGAGGGTTTTACAAAGGTATCAGGCCGTCTGA
- the pyrE gene encoding orotate phosphoribosyltransferase has protein sequence MSDFRQDFLKFALEQNVLKFGEFTTKAGRQSPYFFNAGLFNDGASTLALAKFYAQAIIESKVEFDMLFGPAYKGIILAAATAMMLAENGVNVPFAYNRKEAKDHGEGGVLVGAPLKGRVLIIDDVISAGTSVRESVKLIEAEGATPAAVAIALDRMEKGTGELSAVQEVEQQYGLPVVAIANLRDLLALLENNAEFGAYLEPVRAYRERYGVA, from the coding sequence ATGTCCGATTTCCGTCAAGATTTCCTCAAATTCGCGCTTGAACAAAACGTTTTGAAGTTCGGCGAATTCACCACCAAAGCAGGCCGTCAGTCGCCTTATTTTTTTAATGCCGGTTTGTTTAACGACGGCGCGTCCACTTTAGCGTTGGCCAAATTCTATGCACAGGCGATTATCGAGAGCAAAGTCGAATTCGATATGCTGTTCGGCCCGGCCTACAAAGGCATTATTCTGGCGGCGGCCACCGCTATGATGCTGGCCGAAAACGGTGTGAACGTGCCGTTTGCCTACAACCGCAAAGAAGCGAAAGACCACGGCGAGGGCGGTGTGTTGGTGGGTGCGCCGCTCAAAGGCCGCGTGTTGATCATCGACGATGTGATTTCTGCCGGCACGTCGGTGCGCGAATCGGTTAAGTTGATTGAGGCGGAAGGCGCAACGCCCGCAGCCGTTGCGATTGCACTCGACCGCATGGAAAAAGGCACGGGCGAACTTTCCGCCGTACAGGAAGTGGAGCAGCAATACGGACTGCCGGTGGTGGCGATTGCCAACTTGCGCGATTTGTTGGCTCTGCTGGAAAACAACGCCGAATTCGGAGCTTATCTGGAGCCGGTACGCGCTTACCGCGAACGTTACGGCGTGGCTTGA